Proteins from one Nakamurella multipartita DSM 44233 genomic window:
- the treZ gene encoding malto-oligosyltrehalose trehalohydrolase gives MSQTIRVWAPRAERVALVTAGTDAPMTAAEGGWWTIATPDQLGDYGFRLDDDDTVRPDPRSRWQPTGVDGPTRPFDPAEYEWGDAAWTGRRLAGSVVYELHLGTFTPEGTLDAAIGKLDHLVDLGVDMVELLPVNAFAGTHNWGYDGVLWFAVQDSYGGPRAYQRFVDACHQRGIGVIQDVVYNHLGAGGNHIPLFGPYLNPTAGGSPWGDSINLDGPDSGEVRRYILDNVVMWLQDYHVDGLRLDAVHALNDSHATHLLEDIAKRVDALAPHARRPLSLIAESDLNDPKLITPREAGGYGLTAQWSDDFHHVLHVALTGETDGYYADFGKMSDIVKVLSRAFFHDGTFSSFRGRDHGRPVDTLTTPAWRFLGYAQNHDQVGNRAVGDRLTAQLSPDDLAIAAVLVLTSPFTPMLFMGEEWAAGTPWQFFTSHTDQFLADATREGRLEEFARMGWDKDLVPDPQAESTFLDSKLDWSELGREPHARLLALHRDLIALRRARPELTDPWFGDLTATGDDEARWLLVDRSGVRIAANLSDQERRIPLGGPAGALLLATRDGVRVDRASEPGATLTLPPHSAAVLAPAS, from the coding sequence ATGTCGCAGACCATCCGTGTCTGGGCCCCCCGCGCGGAGCGGGTCGCCCTGGTCACCGCCGGCACGGACGCGCCGATGACCGCGGCCGAGGGCGGCTGGTGGACCATCGCGACGCCGGACCAGCTGGGCGACTACGGGTTTCGGCTCGACGACGACGACACGGTGCGCCCCGACCCGCGATCGCGCTGGCAGCCGACGGGCGTCGACGGGCCGACCCGCCCGTTCGACCCGGCCGAGTACGAGTGGGGCGACGCGGCGTGGACGGGCCGGCGGTTGGCCGGCAGCGTCGTCTACGAACTGCACCTGGGCACCTTCACCCCCGAGGGCACCCTGGACGCGGCGATCGGCAAGCTCGACCACCTGGTCGACCTGGGCGTGGACATGGTCGAGCTACTGCCGGTCAACGCCTTCGCCGGCACCCACAACTGGGGCTACGACGGGGTGCTCTGGTTCGCTGTGCAGGACAGCTACGGCGGGCCGCGGGCCTACCAGCGGTTCGTCGACGCCTGCCACCAGCGCGGCATCGGGGTCATCCAGGACGTCGTCTACAACCACCTCGGCGCTGGCGGCAACCACATCCCGCTGTTCGGGCCGTATCTCAACCCGACCGCGGGCGGCAGCCCGTGGGGCGACAGCATCAACCTGGACGGGCCGGACTCGGGCGAGGTCCGCCGCTACATCCTGGACAACGTAGTCATGTGGCTGCAGGACTACCACGTGGACGGGCTGCGGCTGGACGCGGTGCACGCGCTCAACGACAGCCACGCCACCCACCTGCTCGAGGACATCGCCAAGCGGGTCGACGCGCTGGCCCCGCACGCGCGGCGGCCGCTGTCGCTGATCGCCGAGTCCGATCTGAACGACCCGAAGCTGATCACTCCGCGCGAGGCCGGCGGCTACGGGCTGACCGCGCAGTGGAGCGACGACTTCCACCACGTCCTGCACGTCGCCCTGACCGGCGAGACCGACGGCTACTACGCCGATTTCGGCAAGATGTCGGACATCGTGAAGGTGCTGAGCCGGGCCTTCTTCCACGACGGTACGTTCTCCAGCTTCCGCGGCCGCGATCACGGCCGGCCGGTGGACACCCTGACCACGCCGGCCTGGCGGTTCCTGGGGTACGCGCAGAACCACGACCAGGTCGGCAACCGGGCCGTCGGCGACCGGCTCACCGCCCAGCTGTCCCCGGACGACCTGGCCATCGCCGCGGTGCTGGTGCTGACCAGCCCGTTCACCCCGATGCTGTTCATGGGCGAGGAGTGGGCGGCCGGCACGCCGTGGCAGTTCTTCACCTCGCACACCGACCAGTTCTTGGCCGACGCCACCCGGGAGGGCCGGCTGGAGGAGTTCGCCCGGATGGGCTGGGACAAGGACCTGGTCCCCGACCCGCAGGCCGAGTCGACCTTCCTGGACTCCAAGCTCGACTGGTCCGAACTCGGCCGGGAACCGCACGCCCGGTTACTCGCCCTGCACCGGGACCTGATCGCGCTGCGCCGGGCGCGGCCGGAACTGACCGACCCCTGGTTCGGTGACCTGACCGCGACCGGGGACGACGAGGCCCGCTGGCTGCTGGTCGACCGGTCCGGCGTACGCATCGCCGCCAACCTGTCCGACCAGGAGCGCCGGATCCCGCTGGGCGGCCCGGCCGGTGCGCTGCTGCTGGCCACGCGGGACGGGGTGCGGGTGGACCGGGCGTCCGAGCCGGGGGCCACCCTGACGCTGCCCCCGCATTCGGCCGCGGTGCTGGCTCCGGCAAGCTGA
- the treY gene encoding malto-oligosyltrehalose synthase, whose translation MTDRDPAVPVSTYRLQVTADWTLADAADLVPYLSALGADWVYLSPILAAEPGSGHGYDVVDHGEVDPDRGGDTGLRRVAEAAHGAGHGVLVDIVPNHVGVATPEASVWWWDVLTHGLDSPYAQYFDIEWAVSGGKVRLPILGDGDDELDAVTVQDGTLRYYDHRLPIAPGTGSGTPREVLARQHYELMNYRRADTELNYRRFFVVNDLAAIRVELPEVFAASHAEIGRWLERGWVDGLRIDHPDGLADPGKYLDDLAELTGGRYVLVEKILEGDETLPASWACAGTTGYDALAAVDRLLVDPAGEPALDVLDTQLRGGLTVDWHAMTRSTKRAVADGPLRSEVLRLARLVPDVPGADDGVAELLASLGVYRTYLPIGGDQLTEAVQRAVTARPELADTLAELDRRLRDVGTEFSTRFQQTSGMVMAKGVEDCAFYRWSRLTSLTEVGGEPGDFALTPADLHDLHARRLVRSPATMTALSTHDTKRAEDVRARISVISELPQEWGAAVRRWKRFAPLGDGALANLLWQAIVGAWPIERDRLHAFAEKAAREAGVSTAWIDPDAAFEQRLHALVDAVYDDAELSADVSAMAARLTGPGWSNSLSAKLIQLLAPGVPDVYQGTELWDRSLVDPDNRRPVDYARRIELLARLDEGWLPPVDESGAAKLLVTSRALRLRRDRADLFDGYAPVDVDGAAAEHLFAFDRGGALAVATRLPVGLAAAGGWRDTVLHLPPGDWHDELTGRPVESQHVPVVELLDRYPVALLVRAVS comes from the coding sequence GTGACCGATCGTGATCCGGCCGTTCCGGTGTCCACCTACCGGCTCCAGGTCACCGCGGACTGGACGCTGGCCGACGCCGCCGACCTGGTGCCCTACCTGTCCGCGCTGGGCGCGGACTGGGTGTACCTGTCCCCGATCCTGGCCGCCGAGCCGGGATCGGGGCACGGGTACGACGTCGTCGACCACGGCGAGGTCGACCCGGATCGCGGGGGCGACACCGGCCTGCGGCGGGTCGCCGAGGCGGCGCACGGGGCCGGGCACGGGGTCTTGGTCGACATCGTGCCCAACCACGTCGGGGTGGCCACCCCGGAGGCCTCGGTCTGGTGGTGGGACGTGCTCACCCATGGCCTGGACTCCCCCTACGCCCAGTACTTCGACATCGAGTGGGCGGTCTCCGGGGGCAAGGTCCGGCTGCCCATCCTGGGCGACGGGGACGACGAACTCGACGCGGTGACCGTGCAGGACGGCACGCTGCGCTACTACGACCACCGGTTGCCGATCGCCCCGGGCACCGGCTCGGGCACCCCGCGCGAGGTGCTGGCGCGGCAGCACTACGAGCTGATGAACTACCGGCGGGCCGACACCGAGCTGAACTACCGCCGCTTCTTCGTGGTCAACGACCTGGCGGCGATCCGGGTGGAGCTGCCCGAGGTGTTCGCGGCCTCGCACGCCGAGATCGGCCGGTGGCTGGAGCGCGGTTGGGTCGACGGGCTGCGCATCGACCATCCGGACGGGCTGGCCGACCCGGGCAAGTACCTGGACGATCTGGCCGAGCTGACCGGCGGCCGGTACGTGCTGGTGGAAAAGATCCTCGAGGGCGACGAGACGCTGCCGGCGTCCTGGGCGTGCGCCGGCACCACCGGGTACGACGCGCTCGCCGCCGTCGACCGGCTGCTGGTCGATCCGGCCGGCGAACCGGCCCTGGACGTGCTGGACACCCAGCTGCGGGGCGGCCTGACCGTGGACTGGCACGCGATGACCCGGTCGACCAAGCGGGCGGTCGCCGACGGGCCGTTGCGATCGGAGGTGCTGCGGCTGGCCCGGCTGGTGCCCGACGTGCCGGGCGCCGACGACGGGGTCGCCGAGTTGCTCGCCTCGCTGGGCGTCTACCGCACCTACCTGCCGATCGGCGGCGACCAGCTCACCGAGGCGGTGCAGCGGGCCGTCACCGCCCGTCCGGAACTGGCCGACACGCTGGCCGAGCTGGACCGCCGGCTCCGGGACGTCGGGACCGAGTTCTCCACCCGGTTCCAGCAGACCTCCGGCATGGTGATGGCCAAGGGGGTCGAGGACTGCGCCTTCTACCGCTGGAGCCGGCTGACCAGCCTGACCGAGGTGGGCGGCGAGCCGGGCGATTTCGCGTTGACCCCGGCGGATCTGCACGACCTGCACGCCCGGCGGCTGGTCCGCTCCCCCGCCACGATGACCGCGCTGTCCACCCACGACACCAAGCGGGCCGAGGACGTGCGGGCCCGCATCTCGGTCATCTCCGAACTGCCGCAGGAGTGGGGCGCCGCGGTCCGCCGCTGGAAGCGGTTCGCCCCGCTCGGCGACGGCGCCCTGGCCAACTTGCTCTGGCAGGCGATCGTCGGCGCCTGGCCGATCGAGCGGGACCGCCTGCACGCGTTCGCCGAGAAGGCGGCGCGCGAGGCCGGGGTGTCCACCGCCTGGATCGACCCGGATGCCGCGTTCGAGCAGCGGCTGCACGCGCTTGTCGACGCCGTCTACGACGACGCCGAGCTGAGCGCCGATGTCTCGGCAATGGCCGCCCGGCTGACCGGGCCGGGCTGGTCGAACTCGTTGTCGGCCAAGCTGATCCAGCTGCTCGCACCCGGGGTCCCGGACGTCTACCAGGGCACCGAGTTGTGGGACCGGTCGCTGGTCGACCCGGACAACCGGCGGCCGGTGGACTACGCCCGGCGGATCGAGCTGCTGGCCCGGCTGGACGAGGGCTGGCTGCCGCCGGTGGACGAGAGCGGCGCGGCCAAGCTGCTGGTCACCAGCCGCGCGCTGCGGCTGCGCCGGGACCGGGCCGACCTGTTCGACGGTTACGCGCCGGTCGACGTGGACGGCGCGGCCGCCGAGCACCTGTTCGCCTTCGACCGGGGCGGCGCCCTGGCCGTGGCCACCCGGCTGCCGGTCGGCCTGGCCGCCGCCGGTGGGTGGCGGGACACCGTGCTGCACCTGCCCCCGGGCGACTGGCACGACGAGCTGACCGGCCGGCCGGTCGAGAGCCAGCACGTCCCCGTGGTGGAGCTGCTCGACCGCTATCCGGTGGCGCTGCTGGTCCGCGCCGTGTCCTGA